Proteins from one Chroococcidiopsis sp. CCMEE 29 genomic window:
- a CDS encoding iron ABC transporter permease produces the protein MRKSASPSVRGFIQPRSSPFIGLILGLLILILCLVASVAYGAADISFSTIYAALTSFDGSTEQLIIRTVRLPRSLIAMLVGAALAVAGAILQGLTRNPLADPSILGLQSGAALAVVVAVFLFGASSLNTYAGFAFLGTGVAAVLVYFFASLGRGGLTPLNLTIVGAAFTYLAGSLTTAILIVSQRTLDEIRFWLAGSVAGRDFTLFLQVLPYIVVGLVVAFALGRQITTLNLGEDVAKGLGQRTAWVKAIAALAVVLLVGSSVAVAGPIWFIGLVVPHIVRFFIGVDYRWVLPYAAIVGAILLLIADIGARLLIAPQELPVGVMTAIVGAPFFIYLARSKVTR, from the coding sequence GTGAGAAAATCGGCCTCTCCATCAGTTAGAGGATTTATTCAGCCGCGATCGTCACCCTTTATCGGTCTAATTCTGGGATTGCTGATTCTGATACTGTGCCTTGTTGCTAGTGTTGCCTACGGGGCAGCAGACATTTCCTTTAGCACTATCTATGCCGCCTTAACTTCGTTCGACGGCTCGACGGAGCAACTGATTATTCGCACCGTGCGGCTACCGCGATCGCTGATTGCCATGTTAGTCGGTGCAGCTCTCGCCGTTGCTGGAGCGATCTTACAGGGGCTAACACGCAACCCGTTAGCTGACCCCAGTATCCTCGGTCTACAGTCGGGTGCGGCATTGGCAGTGGTAGTGGCTGTTTTTCTCTTTGGTGCATCATCCCTAAATACCTATGCTGGGTTTGCCTTTCTAGGTACGGGAGTAGCAGCGGTATTAGTATACTTCTTTGCTTCCCTCGGTCGTGGTGGACTTACCCCCCTGAATCTCACAATAGTCGGTGCCGCCTTCACTTACCTTGCTGGGTCACTCACAACCGCTATTCTCATCGTCAGTCAAAGAACCCTCGATGAAATCCGGTTTTGGCTAGCTGGATCAGTCGCTGGTAGAGATTTCACTTTATTCTTACAAGTGCTGCCTTATATAGTCGTCGGACTGGTGGTGGCTTTCGCCTTGGGCAGACAAATCACGACGCTGAATTTAGGCGAGGATGTTGCCAAGGGTTTAGGACAACGGACAGCATGGGTTAAGGCGATCGCTGCTCTGGCTGTAGTTCTGTTAGTAGGCAGCTCAGTTGCAGTAGCTGGACCGATTTGGTTTATTGGTCTAGTCGTCCCCCATATCGTCCGCTTTTTCATTGGAGTTGATTACCGCTGGGTGCTGCCGTATGCCGCTATTGTGGGAGCGATTTTATTGCTGATAGCTGATATTGGTGCCCGCTTGCTGATTGCGCCGCAAGAACTCCCTGTGGGTGTGATGACGGCAATAGTTGGCGCTCCCTTTTTCATCTACCTGGCTCGCTCAAAGGTGACAAGATGA
- a CDS encoding TonB-dependent receptor, translated as MKLAPLLSNICIATSTLIIVAQPAWAEIAQVTDVRLNPTDKGLEIILETADGNTPRVFPVSYKETFVVNITNTQLRLPSSQDFRANNPAPGIAAVTVTQQTANSVRVTVVGTAGVPKAEVGRSDHALVLSLTAPADTTAQKPQPTPIVPQAEQPESQTQPPAETEQPVESTEGEEIEIVVTGEQEEGYSVPDASTATRTDTPLREIPANVQVIPREVLEDQQAIRLQDALRNVSGVNFSSSFGNRFSFFNARGFTLAQLRNGFRDDFNASRAAAELANIERIEVLKGPASVLYGQVEPGGIINLVTKRPLPDPYYAADFTIGSYSFYRPTLDFSGPLTTDGTLAYRLNVAYENAGSFRDFVDSERIFVAPTLSWQLGPNTTLTLEGTYLHDERPLDLGLVAIGDRPADLPFSRSLFGPQRPGLEFDEKQGFIYLEHRFNEDLSLRSAFRVTSSFEGRDAIIAADEVQSDDRTLPLRISDFDQYYDTYTLQNDLIGKFQTGSVDHTVLFGVELARLTGRFPEGANAYGAEIDIFNPVYEFSFDPLEFSSGGYSETNSIGIYLQDQITLLDNLKLLIGGRFDSADSEETFIDSGTTTSEASAFSPRLGIVYQPISPVSLYANYSRSFVPQVGRSADNTPFDPERGTQYEVGVKADLLDGRLSTTLAAYQITKSNVLTTDPTNPEFSIQVGEQRSRGIELDVVGEILPGWNIIASYAYTDAKITEDYTYEVGNRLNNVPENTASLWTTYTIQSGSLAGLGFGAGAFFVDNRAGDLDNSFELPDYTRVDAAIYYTRDNFKAALNIKNLFDIRYFEGGDSRTTIVPGVPLTILGTVSLEF; from the coding sequence ATGAAGCTAGCGCCGTTGTTGAGCAATATTTGCATTGCCACTAGTACCTTAATAATCGTTGCTCAGCCTGCTTGGGCAGAGATCGCGCAAGTCACCGACGTGCGGCTTAACCCTACAGATAAAGGCTTGGAAATTATTTTAGAGACTGCTGATGGTAATACTCCTAGAGTTTTCCCTGTTAGCTACAAAGAAACTTTTGTGGTTAATATCACTAATACTCAGTTGCGCTTACCCAGTAGTCAAGACTTTCGCGCTAATAACCCAGCACCAGGAATTGCTGCTGTTACTGTAACTCAGCAGACTGCTAATAGTGTCCGGGTGACAGTAGTTGGCACAGCAGGTGTACCGAAAGCCGAAGTGGGAAGAAGCGATCACGCTTTGGTTCTCAGCTTAACTGCACCCGCTGACACTACAGCTCAGAAACCGCAACCAACACCAATAGTACCGCAAGCAGAGCAGCCAGAAAGCCAAACGCAACCACCAGCTGAAACCGAACAGCCAGTTGAGTCAACGGAGGGGGAAGAAATTGAAATCGTGGTGACAGGCGAGCAAGAAGAAGGATATAGCGTACCAGATGCCTCAACCGCGACTAGGACTGATACTCCACTACGTGAAATTCCGGCAAACGTTCAGGTGATTCCCCGGGAAGTGCTAGAGGATCAGCAAGCAATTCGCCTGCAAGATGCATTGCGTAACGTCAGTGGCGTGAATTTCTCATCATCCTTTGGCAATCGCTTTTCATTCTTTAATGCCCGGGGATTTACGTTAGCCCAGCTTAGAAACGGTTTTCGTGATGACTTTAATGCCAGTCGTGCTGCCGCTGAATTAGCGAATATTGAACGCATTGAAGTGCTAAAAGGACCAGCCTCTGTGCTTTATGGGCAAGTAGAACCGGGAGGAATTATCAATCTGGTGACGAAAAGACCGTTACCTGACCCCTACTACGCAGCTGATTTTACGATTGGCAGTTACAGTTTCTATCGACCTACCCTAGATTTTTCTGGTCCGCTGACTACAGACGGGACGTTGGCTTATAGGCTCAATGTCGCTTATGAAAACGCCGGAAGTTTCCGCGATTTTGTTGACTCGGAGCGGATCTTCGTTGCACCTACACTGTCTTGGCAGCTTGGTCCCAATACAACCCTGACGCTGGAGGGTACATATTTGCATGATGAGCGACCTCTCGATCTAGGACTGGTGGCAATAGGCGATCGCCCAGCCGATTTACCCTTTAGTCGCTCCTTGTTCGGTCCTCAACGTCCCGGACTGGAGTTCGACGAAAAACAAGGCTTTATCTACTTAGAGCATCGGTTTAATGAGGATTTGTCACTTAGAAGCGCCTTTCGAGTCACTTCCAGTTTTGAGGGGCGTGACGCAATCATCGCTGCTGATGAGGTGCAATCCGATGACCGGACGCTGCCCTTGAGAATTTCTGACTTTGACCAGTACTACGATACTTACACGTTGCAAAACGATTTAATCGGGAAGTTTCAAACCGGGTCAGTTGACCATACAGTTTTGTTCGGTGTAGAACTCGCTAGACTGACAGGAAGATTTCCTGAAGGTGCAAATGCTTATGGCGCTGAAATTGATATTTTCAACCCTGTCTATGAATTCTCCTTCGATCCGCTTGAGTTCAGTTCTGGCGGCTACTCTGAGACGAACAGTATTGGCATTTATCTGCAAGACCAGATTACATTGCTAGACAACCTCAAACTATTGATTGGCGGTAGATTTGATAGCGCAGACTCTGAGGAAACTTTTATTGATAGTGGAACGACCACTTCAGAAGCCAGTGCCTTTTCGCCCCGCCTGGGCATTGTCTACCAACCAATTTCACCTGTTTCCCTTTATGCTAACTACAGTCGCTCGTTCGTACCGCAGGTTGGTAGGAGTGCTGATAATACACCCTTCGATCCGGAGCGCGGCACGCAATACGAAGTCGGTGTTAAAGCTGACTTACTCGATGGTCGCCTCTCCACTACCCTAGCAGCTTACCAGATTACTAAAAGTAATGTTTTGACTACCGATCCCACCAATCCTGAGTTTTCCATTCAGGTTGGCGAGCAAAGGAGCCGTGGCATAGAGTTGGATGTGGTAGGTGAAATTCTGCCTGGTTGGAACATCATTGCTTCCTATGCCTACACCGATGCCAAAATTACTGAAGACTATACTTACGAGGTCGGCAACCGTCTCAACAACGTCCCGGAGAACACGGCTAGTTTGTGGACAACTTATACAATTCAGAGTGGTTCGCTAGCAGGTCTAGGATTTGGTGCCGGAGCCTTTTTTGTCGATAACCGTGCAGGAGATCTGGATAACTCATTTGAACTACCTGACTATACACGAGTGGATGCAGCGATCTACTACACCAGAGATAACTTCAAAGCAGCATTAAATATTAAGAATCTCTTTGACATCAGATATTTTGAGGGCGGGGATAGTAGAACCACGATTGTCCCCGGTGTGCCTCTGACAATACTAGGGACGGTTTCTTTAGAGTTTTGA
- a CDS encoding iron ABC transporter permease: MNKGWLVIRSRRSKVSFRLDRRAPAVILTLLLVTLTAMVISVGQGEYPIPPLDVLKTILGLEIDNPDYYFIVNTLRLPRTLVAYLVGVGLGISGTILQGITRNPLADPGIIGINAGASLAAVTLIVLLPSVPLFALPLSAFGGALVVALLIYLLAWDKGSSPLRLILVGVGLDAIATALITLMITFGEINSVSQALVWLAGSVYGRSWEHVVSLLPWLIVLVPLAFMMAKQLNTLNLGDDVARGLGSSVEWQRGLLLLTSVALAGASVATAGTIVFVGLIAPHLGRQLVGPTHEGLIPTAAMMGGMIVVLADLLGRMLFAPIELPCGVITAALGAPYFLYLLVRNRKR, encoded by the coding sequence ATGAACAAAGGCTGGTTAGTCATCCGTTCTCGACGCTCAAAAGTGTCCTTCCGCCTAGACCGACGTGCACCGGCAGTGATACTAACGCTTTTGTTGGTAACACTTACGGCTATGGTAATCAGTGTGGGACAAGGCGAATATCCTATTCCACCGCTGGATGTGTTGAAAACCATACTTGGTCTGGAAATAGACAACCCAGACTATTACTTCATTGTCAACACACTGCGCTTACCTCGGACTTTGGTAGCTTATTTGGTGGGAGTGGGGCTAGGAATTTCCGGTACTATCCTACAAGGCATTACACGTAACCCTCTAGCCGACCCTGGCATTATTGGAATTAACGCCGGTGCTAGTCTAGCGGCTGTCACCCTGATTGTGCTTTTGCCGTCGGTACCCTTATTCGCGCTACCCTTGTCTGCCTTTGGTGGTGCCCTGGTTGTCGCCCTCTTGATTTACCTACTGGCGTGGGATAAGGGAAGTTCCCCGCTCCGTTTAATTCTTGTTGGCGTTGGACTTGATGCGATCGCAACCGCATTGATCACCTTGATGATTACCTTCGGGGAAATCAATAGTGTCAGTCAGGCTTTAGTTTGGCTAGCAGGAAGTGTCTACGGGCGTAGCTGGGAGCACGTAGTATCCTTGCTACCCTGGCTGATTGTCCTTGTACCCCTGGCGTTCATGATGGCAAAACAACTGAATACGCTCAACTTGGGAGATGACGTAGCTAGAGGTCTGGGTAGTTCTGTTGAGTGGCAGCGCGGCTTGCTGCTTCTGACTAGTGTGGCTCTAGCTGGTGCCTCAGTTGCCACAGCTGGTACGATTGTCTTCGTTGGGTTAATCGCACCGCACTTGGGACGTCAGCTGGTAGGTCCAACCCATGAAGGCTTGATACCCACAGCGGCGATGATGGGTGGGATGATTGTTGTCCTGGCGGATCTACTGGGGCGGATGCTGTTTGCTCCCATCGAACTTCCCTGTGGCGTGATTACAGCAGCTCTGGGCGCTCCTTACTTTCTCTACCTGCTAGTGAGGAATCGCAAGCGATGA
- a CDS encoding DUF2281 domain-containing protein gives MVEAALQGEKIVIIRDNQPVVKLAPVSSVKRRRKPGSAKGLISVSDDFDAPLDDFKDYME, from the coding sequence TTGGTTGAGGCTGCTCTCCAGGGGGAGAAGATCGTAATCATTCGCGACAATCAGCCTGTGGTTAAACTGGCTCCGGTGTCTTCTGTGAAGCGTCGCCGTAAACCTGGTAGTGCCAAAGGCTTAATTTCAGTCTCTGATGATTTTGATGCACCACTGGACGATTTTAAGGATTACATGGAGTGA
- a CDS encoding iron-siderophore ABC transporter substrate-binding protein, translating into MKLHRTIRLFLLATLTFLLVSACARNGSHNTVSHSLQPSPSECRIVKHANGETCVPYHPQRVVVLDTSPLDAVLALGVKPVGSPELTTFKSYPAAQISGIEIVGDETQPNLEKILLLKPDLILTTRYAPKIIYDKLSQIAPAVMAPSGDVAWKDDLIIYAEALGKTEAAEQLLNDYQKRIKEFQFQMGDRLKHTKVSVVVAVSQYVRIYLQDSFLSSVIRDTGLPRPPAQEQEGLAKEISLETLSIADGDVMFVMVANSKDSALREVQRHLLWSQLNAVRQGRVYAVNYDTWIAQRNIGGANRILNDLFKYLVEESR; encoded by the coding sequence ATGAAGTTACACCGCACCATCAGGCTGTTTTTGCTGGCGACCTTGACTTTCCTACTGGTTTCAGCTTGCGCCAGAAATGGCTCCCACAATACAGTTTCTCATAGCTTACAACCATCACCATCCGAATGTCGAATTGTTAAGCACGCCAATGGTGAAACCTGTGTTCCCTATCATCCTCAGCGCGTGGTCGTGCTGGATACTAGCCCTCTAGATGCTGTCTTGGCTTTAGGAGTCAAACCTGTAGGTTCACCCGAACTTACAACCTTTAAATCCTATCCAGCAGCTCAAATTAGTGGTATCGAAATCGTTGGTGATGAGACACAGCCAAACCTTGAGAAGATTTTACTGCTCAAGCCAGACTTAATTCTGACTACTCGCTACGCACCAAAGATAATTTATGACAAGCTATCGCAGATTGCACCAGCTGTCATGGCTCCCAGTGGTGATGTTGCTTGGAAGGATGATTTGATAATTTATGCTGAAGCGCTTGGTAAGACGGAAGCAGCCGAGCAACTTTTAAATGACTACCAGAAGCGGATTAAAGAGTTTCAGTTCCAGATGGGCGATCGCCTCAAGCACACTAAAGTCTCTGTCGTAGTTGCCGTGTCCCAGTATGTCCGCATATATTTGCAAGACTCTTTCCTAAGTTCTGTTATTAGAGATACTGGTCTGCCTCGTCCGCCAGCGCAAGAACAAGAGGGTTTAGCAAAGGAAATTTCCTTAGAAACTCTATCCATAGCAGATGGCGATGTCATGTTTGTAATGGTTGCTAATTCTAAGGACTCGGCACTACGAGAGGTGCAGCGTCATCTACTGTGGTCTCAGTTGAATGCGGTTAGACAAGGCAGAGTATACGCAGTAAATTATGACACCTGGATTGCTCAACGCAACATAGGCGGGGCTAATCGTATTCTCAACGACTTGTTCAAATACTTAGTGGAGGAAAGCAGATAG
- a CDS encoding ferric iron reductase, producing MLQPSLLETFKYFEPTVGSSLADYIMLNPPSDEFEVISVAKYLQPESLMQMIEARAVEEKIEDLRVAGAVSNKIYHWAVLPGVLALMTLAGVGLDASVENVSLVFKDGEPQALWLHNLNHTVIYPPRFPLPIPNDYSGKLLTSVDQLHSFVFAGLFQRHLSLLIERVHALTKVSKKTLWGNAANTCNSTYEELKDCINTEVVQADYLTLLEQPHSPVMPGRNPLYKLMRTETLNEPGLPAEIRVRATCCLIALYHSILLSVVTAL from the coding sequence ATGCTACAACCTAGCCTGTTAGAGACATTTAAATATTTCGAGCCTACTGTTGGAAGTTCTTTAGCAGACTACATCATGCTAAATCCGCCTTCTGATGAATTTGAGGTCATCTCTGTAGCTAAATACCTTCAGCCTGAATCACTGATGCAGATGATCGAGGCAAGAGCAGTTGAAGAAAAGATCGAGGATTTGCGAGTGGCTGGCGCAGTCTCAAATAAGATATACCACTGGGCAGTGCTACCAGGTGTTCTAGCTTTGATGACTCTCGCAGGTGTGGGGCTCGATGCATCTGTAGAGAATGTCAGCCTTGTTTTCAAAGATGGCGAACCGCAGGCGTTATGGCTCCACAATCTCAATCACACAGTTATTTACCCTCCTCGGTTTCCCCTGCCTATTCCCAACGATTACTCAGGCAAGTTACTCACCAGTGTTGATCAGTTGCATTCCTTTGTGTTCGCAGGTTTATTTCAACGTCACCTATCACTGCTGATTGAGCGAGTACACGCTTTAACCAAGGTGTCAAAGAAAACTCTGTGGGGCAATGCAGCAAATACTTGTAATAGCACTTACGAAGAACTGAAAGATTGTATCAACACTGAAGTAGTACAAGCCGATTATTTAACTTTATTAGAGCAGCCACACAGCCCTGTAATGCCAGGACGGAATCCACTCTACAAGCTAATGCGTACTGAAACGTTGAATGAGCCAGGTTTGCCTGCGGAGATTCGAGTTCGGGCAACCTGCTGCCTGATTGCTTTATACCACAGCATTCTACTAAGTGTGGTAACTGCCCTTTAA
- a CDS encoding AraC family transcriptional regulator, whose translation MTIALSERNWHELWEESWQNSHSDCSGSSDIILEYPKQLAQGYKRHIQLRNGSSLTLHNYDFPDDIIVIDEQPRKEDCLEFVFNISSNYQRSDGCYVGAGQNYLAGMPMPGGSSKDLAGRRLAVDIHIEPYLLELLMEGQMEALSSELKQIVAGDEELPFLRSQKTTPAMQLALQQILNCPYRGQIRNIYLEGKALELMALQLELTVADYQEPQKPTKLQRDDIERIHHAKEILLRHFDNPPSLLALARQVGLNDRKLKQGFHQVFGTTAFGYLHHYRMEQARSLLRQRQMNVKEVARAVGYASQSRFCDAFKRKFGVTPRSFQQKA comes from the coding sequence ATGACGATCGCCCTCTCAGAGAGAAATTGGCATGAACTGTGGGAGGAGAGTTGGCAAAATTCCCATTCAGATTGCTCAGGCAGTTCTGACATCATTCTGGAGTATCCCAAGCAGCTTGCTCAAGGATATAAGCGGCATATTCAGCTTCGCAACGGGAGCTCTTTAACACTGCATAACTACGATTTTCCCGACGATATTATTGTTATAGATGAGCAACCCCGGAAAGAGGACTGTTTGGAATTTGTCTTTAACATTTCATCGAATTATCAGCGCAGCGATGGTTGCTACGTCGGGGCTGGGCAAAATTACTTAGCTGGGATGCCGATGCCAGGAGGCAGTAGCAAGGATTTGGCAGGACGAAGACTCGCGGTCGATATTCACATTGAACCATACCTACTTGAATTATTGATGGAAGGTCAGATGGAAGCACTTTCCTCAGAATTAAAGCAGATAGTAGCAGGTGACGAAGAGTTGCCATTTCTGCGTTCCCAAAAGACAACGCCTGCAATGCAGCTTGCCTTGCAGCAGATTTTGAATTGTCCCTATCGAGGACAGATTAGAAATATCTATCTTGAAGGCAAGGCATTAGAGCTAATGGCTTTGCAGCTGGAACTAACCGTTGCAGATTATCAAGAGCCACAAAAACCGACTAAATTACAACGGGATGATATTGAGCGGATTCATCATGCGAAAGAAATTTTGCTCCGCCATTTTGACAATCCACCGTCTTTATTAGCCCTTGCCCGACAGGTTGGACTCAATGACCGTAAGCTCAAGCAGGGGTTTCATCAAGTCTTTGGTACGACTGCCTTTGGCTACCTACATCACTATCGCATGGAGCAAGCGCGATCGCTTTTGCGACAGCGACAGATGAATGTCAAAGAAGTCGCACGGGCTGTTGGTTATGCCAGCCAGAGCCGCTTTTGTGATGCTTTTAAGCGCAAGTTTGGCGTTACTCCTAGATCCTTCCAGCAGAAGGCTTGA
- a CDS encoding glutathione S-transferase family protein — protein MGLGVLIDGKWISEREQEDKQGKFIRPSTTFRDKITADGSSGFKAEPGRYHLYISWACPWAQRTAIMRQLKGLEEAISLSVVAPEIDQNGWEFSNEPGSIPDTVNHTNYLWEIYLKADPGYSGRVTVPVLWDKETGTIVNNESREIIQMLDTQFDAIAQNNVNFYPEDLQTVIDETIDAIYQPINNGVYRAGFATTQSAYEEAVTELFDALDHWEGVLADQRYLCGDRLTEADWCMFTTLLRFDSVYYVHFKCNLRRIVDYPNLWNYLKDLYQQQGVKETCNLDHIKRHYYKSHPKVNPTRIVPKGPLIDFEAPHNRYRMGAATVTA, from the coding sequence ATGGGTTTGGGTGTCCTGATTGACGGAAAGTGGATCTCTGAACGTGAGCAAGAAGATAAGCAAGGCAAATTCATCCGCCCTTCTACCACATTCCGTGACAAAATTACAGCAGACGGTTCCAGTGGTTTTAAAGCTGAACCAGGACGCTATCATCTCTACATCTCTTGGGCTTGTCCTTGGGCACAGCGAACCGCAATTATGCGGCAATTAAAAGGACTAGAAGAAGCGATTAGCCTTTCAGTAGTGGCTCCAGAAATCGATCAAAATGGGTGGGAATTTTCTAACGAGCCAGGTAGCATTCCGGATACAGTAAACCATACCAACTATCTTTGGGAAATTTATCTCAAAGCGGACCCCGGCTACAGTGGGCGGGTGACTGTTCCGGTGCTTTGGGACAAGGAAACTGGCACGATTGTCAATAATGAATCCCGCGAAATCATTCAGATGTTGGATACCCAGTTCGATGCGATCGCTCAAAACAATGTCAACTTTTATCCGGAAGACTTGCAGACAGTTATTGACGAGACAATTGATGCCATCTATCAACCGATTAACAACGGTGTCTACCGAGCAGGATTTGCCACTACTCAATCAGCTTATGAAGAGGCGGTAACAGAACTATTTGATGCTCTAGACCATTGGGAAGGGGTGTTAGCAGACCAACGCTATTTGTGTGGCGATCGCCTTACGGAGGCAGACTGGTGTATGTTCACTACACTTTTGCGCTTCGATTCGGTCTACTATGTCCACTTCAAGTGCAACTTACGCCGCATTGTAGATTATCCCAATTTGTGGAACTACCTTAAAGACCTCTACCAGCAGCAAGGGGTCAAAGAAACGTGCAATCTTGACCACATCAAACGCCATTACTACAAGAGCCACCCCAAGGTTAACCCAACTCGCATCGTTCCCAAAGGACCACTGATCGATTTTGAAGCCCCCCATAACCGCTATCGAATGGGTGCTGCTACCGTCACAGCCTGA
- a CDS encoding type II toxin-antitoxin system VapC family toxin gives MKLFIEQQLSLNDLCLFDIKLDHLAVIATLPLHHRDPFDRLLIAQAVVEGLPIVGVDAAFDAYPVQRLW, from the coding sequence TTGAAACTATTCATTGAACAGCAACTGAGTCTAAATGATTTATGTTTGTTCGACATCAAACTAGATCATCTTGCTGTTATAGCAACACTGCCATTGCATCACCGCGATCCATTTGACCGTTTGCTGATTGCTCAAGCAGTGGTGGAGGGTTTGCCCATTGTGGGAGTAGATGCAGCTTTTGATGCTTATCCAGTTCAGCGATTGTGGTAA
- a CDS encoding type II toxin-antitoxin system VapC family toxin, translating into MKLLLDTHSFIWYILDSEKLSNTALTLINDGENEILLSTASVWEMAIKQSIGKLESEYFIETIH; encoded by the coding sequence GTGAAGTTGCTACTAGATACGCATTCCTTTATTTGGTACATATTAGACAGCGAAAAGCTAAGTAATACGGCATTAACCTTAATTAATGACGGTGAGAATGAGATTCTCCTCAGCACAGCAAGCGTCTGGGAGATGGCAATTAAGCAAAGCATTGGTAAACTAGAATCTGAATACTTCATTGAAACTATTCATTGA
- a CDS encoding ABC transporter ATP-binding protein: MKRLSTKSLSLAYDGAPIIRNLDLAIPSGQITTLVGPNGCGKSTLLKGLARLLKPRAGAVYLDGKTLLKLSTKAVAKQLGILPQGPVAPEGLTVRDLVAQGRFPYQNWLQQWSKEDERLVESALATTSMTDLADRSLDTLSGGQRQRAWLAMALAQDTEILLLDEPTTFLDLAHQVELLDLLYELNQTQGRTIVMVLHDLNQACRYADYLVAVRSGSVFAQGQPIQVMTEAMVREVFGLECRIVPDPVSGTPMCIPIGRKVGVSKSLT, translated from the coding sequence ATGAAACGACTGTCAACCAAAAGCCTTAGCCTGGCATACGACGGTGCGCCAATTATCCGCAACCTTGATTTAGCAATACCATCTGGACAGATCACCACCTTGGTTGGACCTAACGGTTGTGGCAAGTCAACGCTACTGAAGGGTCTAGCACGGTTACTCAAGCCACGTGCTGGTGCTGTCTATCTCGATGGGAAGACTTTATTGAAGCTATCTACTAAAGCGGTGGCAAAGCAACTCGGGATTCTGCCCCAAGGACCAGTGGCACCGGAAGGTCTCACAGTTCGCGATTTGGTAGCTCAAGGTCGTTTCCCTTACCAGAATTGGTTGCAACAGTGGTCCAAGGAAGATGAGCGACTGGTAGAGTCGGCGTTAGCAACCACCAGCATGACTGATTTAGCCGACCGATCGCTTGACACTTTATCGGGTGGGCAGCGGCAGCGGGCTTGGCTAGCAATGGCACTGGCACAGGATACGGAGATTCTGCTGTTGGATGAACCCACAACTTTCCTAGACTTAGCGCACCAGGTGGAGTTGTTGGATCTCCTCTACGAGTTAAACCAGACTCAGGGACGGACAATTGTGATGGTGCTGCACGATTTGAACCAGGCGTGTCGCTACGCTGATTACTTGGTTGCAGTGCGATCGGGTAGCGTCTTTGCTCAGGGGCAGCCAATACAGGTAATGACTGAAGCGATGGTTCGGGAGGTATTCGGTCTGGAGTGTCGGATTGTGCCAGATCCAGTATCAGGTACGCCAATGTGTATCCCAATCGGTCGCAAGGTTGGTGTGAGCAAATCGCTGACGTGA